From Arachis hypogaea cultivar Tifrunner chromosome 3, arahy.Tifrunner.gnm2.J5K5, whole genome shotgun sequence:
CCGGTTCACCTCATCCTTTAAGTACAGATTATCTCCATAAACTCGGGTATAGCTCTGTTCAGCTTTCATCTTTAGGCCTTTAGACATAGCATAAGCAGCCTCAATCTTCTTAACCCTTTCCCGAACTTTAGAGAGGTTGGACTCAAGAATCTCATTTTCTCCCTCTAGCTCTTTCTTAAACTCCCTCAAGGATGTTACCTCGGGCTGTAACTCGTCCAAAGATTGTCGGGTAGCACCAAGAGGGGTTTTATCCAGCTCCTTCAATAAAGTAGAGCAAACCCTAGCCATCTGAATACCACCTTGGATGACGACTTGAAGGTTATTTTTGATAGAAGCATTATCCATAGCTATGAAGCTATGAGGAAGGACGTATCTATCACAAAAATCCAGCCCGTCGAAACCCAGATCATAAACACTTGTAGAATCCGAGGTCTTTTTCTTTTTAGGCTTTGGCTCATGAAATGAGGGAACCCGAGGTGTAGACTGAAAgccaagaggaggaggaggaggaagatcgGATACCGACTTACCTAACGAAGAGGTACCAGAGTCCGACTTGGAAGGAGAAGGAGTGTCCGACTTGCCCGAGTCCTGTAATTGAATAGTTTGGGCTTTAACGTTCTTCTTAGCCTGCTGAACCCTCTAGTAAGAATTTGAACCACTAGTCATTTTTTCTACAAAAAGAAAATCGGAGAAAATTCAGACGAAAACAACTCGGGATAAGCAGAATCAATTTAATAAGGGAAATTTAAACCACCTAATTTGGTATGGACATAACTCGATTTTTCGAGAAGGAACTTATTCGTATCGAGATTTGGAGCCCGTCCCCAAGCTTCTCGCAAAAACTCAACTACAGCCTCCTCCACCTCGTCCAAATCTACCAAAGTATACTTAGCAACAGGAGAGGCTTGTACCCAGTATAAGCTAAACAAAGGgttattattctcataaaaaaagcACCCTCAGAGCTTGGACCTTAAAATAAAAGTTCCTAAAGGCGTGAAAGGATTCAtcagaaatagaaaaaaattttcgaCCTTGAATAGCTCAGAAAAAGACCCACTGCTACTTATTGGAGTTAAAAAGTTTGGTAAGCTGGAACAAGTAAAAGAATATCTTCGAGGAAAGGGGAAATTCAAGTTTTCGGCTCATGAACTGATAAACTTTCATGAAGCCCCATGAATTCGGATGAAACTGGGAAGGAGCAACTTTACAAATTGTAAGGATCTTGATTTTGAAGTCGGAAAAAGGAAAGGTAACCCCAAGTCGAGTAAAAAAGCAGTAATACATGAACATGAAATGAGTTTCTGAGTTATCAAGTCGGGGAAAGCAAATTAGGTCTTCAGGGTCAGGAACCACTATTTTATACCTCTCCTCATTATCTTGGATTCACAAAGTCTATGGTGTCTACGAAAAGTCTCTGCGTACTCATTGTCAACTACAGGAACGGCGAAAAGGACAAAAATATCTACCCGATTTAATAAATCCTCAGGGGCTTTGGACGACATTCTCAGGACAATTGAACGAGACATAAAGAAGCTAAACCTACATTACAATAAAAGGAAAAGCATTACTACAAGCCAGTAAAAACCAAAAGAGGTCGGACCCATaacaaaacagaaagcaaaatcaGAAAACTGCAACAACAACCAACACATATTGAAGAAAACACATTtgcaaaaatggaaatggcattgtttccaagaaacaaaaaatagctCCATTTAGGAGCATCATAGTTGCAGAGCAAAATCCAACACAAGAAAAAGCAATGGTAATGCGCAAAGAACAGaacaaaaattctttaaaaagaaTTTGGGAAACATGATACATAAAGAAAAAGCCACTACTGTTTCAAAgccaaaaacaagaaaatgcaagaaagcaagaaaaatagAGACTAACCTGAACAGAGAAGAAAAGATACGCCTGCAAGCAGCAAAAATACGGACGATCCAAACTTCTCAGAGCAAACACGAACAAGTACTTCAAGGCGAAGAAATTGAAAAATGGGATTCgaaaaaagaagttttgaaaCAAAAAGGAAGCAATAAAACTgtctgagaagaagaagaaatgaaaaagaagaaagagaggaagGGTTAGGTATTTATAAGACCCAAGGGACAAAATGGTAAAATCACCTCCTCATTTATGATGTACACAATTATTAAAGTAACTGTAGAACATGTGGCAAGGAATACGAAAAGACGTAACGGCTGACATTCAAAAAATCACGTCGGGTTTCTGACCTACCAAAAGGTAAATGAACCGACGTGATGAACCAGCCCGAAAACACTTATCAAACTTCTTTTTGCTTGAAACCGACCTACATAAAGCTCAGTTTCACGCAAAGgacactgttcatatcctggtcCAATCCATAAGTCAAGTGCAAAATGAGGAAAGCCCAATATAACTAGACCTGCCTGACCTTATGAAAGTCAGGCAGAGCGCGATCCTTCCATACCCAAGTCATAATCAATTCCTATTATTTCTCATTTGCTTTTAGAAGGGAGATCTCAACAACCCTAAATAAAAGGAGATAGTTATCCACTAATAAAAGTAGAACTGCTCCAACAGTAGTTATTGGCTTAACAAATATAAATACCTTGACACCCCTCCTCTTAGGTATACTTAAGATCTAATCAAATATAAACTTGCTaaaacccatgctaacttaagaatGACGGTGGCACCTCGACCCTCGTAGAAGTCGGCTGTTGTCCTAAAAAGAGTCTGAATCTCACGTTTAGGCACAAAACGAACCAAATTTCAGGTAATTCTCAGAACCATTCCTATCCCTTAAAAAAAGTCTAAAGAATTTTAACTCAACAtttgtgaaattaaaaaatattgttattttttgtaattttttaaaaacataaaactgttttaaaaaaaaaatcggatgccatttaatcttttttaattttttgttttttaaaataaaatatcagaAGGTTcgatttcactttttttttttaattattgagaaAAGAATCGAAAGgtatagttttaattttttttatttttataaaagaaattatatatattttttggtgactataaaAGAAGTTATATGATCCGATTTGTTGTTAAATGACgttcttttatattttagaaGAAATTGGCAGGTTTGAATTCTCGTTTCCTTACACGGGAAATATTCCACTCTATCTTCACAATATCACATGATTGTATTTCactataacaaaattaatttgcgtAAAAAACGTGTTTAGAATTTATTATCTTTATCCCATGTAATTTTTAGATTGAGTTCGACCCACATTTTGATTAGAAGTAATCTATCTatcttttataactaaaatatatatttaaaataaaatcaataataaaataagatatttgtattttttatattttattaatttttatataaaattatatatacatactAATTATACTTGGAAGCAATTAGATTTAACtggtttattttaaattaatttaaaattgaactTAAATATTTAAGTAaacctaataaaattttaaattctagttcaattaatcaattctaaatttctATTGAATCCAACTCTACTACATTCAGAGGAGATGAGATGCCGAAATTTAtgtagttaatatttaatttaatttttaaattttattttaaacttatgtttaaaaaaaaaaaagatgagaacGAAAGGTAGGGAGATAAAAGAAGGGCGCGAAGGTAGGATAGACTAACACATAGGATAGCCAGAATTTGACGAAGTGTAGCGCCACATGGTAACCCCCAAGAAACTGTGTTATGCGAAACCAATCACATTTGCCACGTGTCACTCCCTCCACGCTCCTCTCTTCCCCCTCTCTTCCTATTCGACAATTTCACCGCTACCCTTCTCTCCCCcaaaaataacaaaacacttttaattaattattatctttATTCACTCTCCTTTattgtggatttattttattattttattattaatcttttCCGGTTAATATATTTTTCCATTTTGGCTTCTATctttctgtctctctctctctttgtttGCGCGAACTCGATCGGCATCGGCACCCCACCCCAGAGGGAAAACAAACAATAAAACCCAACCAGAACGCAATTCCCTCCgattttacccctttttcttcttcctttctcctcCGAATCCCTATCATCCTGCTTCCGTTCTCTCCAAAGCACCTTCCTTTTTACCCTTCGTTTCGCCGTTGGTTGTTCCCCTATTCGTCGACTCAAATTAGGGTTTCTCTGGTAAAATCTATCTGCATTCgacttttttttgttcttttttttttccttctcgcACGGTATTATTCTTTTATTCTGTTCTCCTATCTGAGCCCCTTGTATCCTGAATCATCACGACTATCGGGTttactacaaaaaaaaagaaaaagaaaaaaaatagagtagaaattttgtttatttttgcttttgCCTCCTTTCCTTCTGTCTCTCTGTTCTGTGCATAAATTTGATCCTATTTTTCCTGCTTTGATTCCATTTCCCAGCTGTTCttatatattatcattattattgttgttgggttatTCGCAAGAAACTCTGTGAAGTTTTTGGTGCGTTGTTTTAGTTTGCCATCCGAAATCGAGGGTTTTCTTGTTAGATCTATTCCAcgaccttttctttttcttttaccccTCCTCCTACATTTTTtcctactttttgttttttttttttcctccctGTATCATTCTCatcaagagaataaaaaaaaattccccAAAAAATTGTTGTTTTAGGTAGAAGCCccccaaaaagggaaaaaattagggttaggctGATTGATTGGGTTGACGGGGGTGTGTATATAGATATATAGGTATCTGAGATGGCGTTGAATTTCTCGCATCGACCAATTTTTCCGGGTGGTCTGTCTGAGGATAATTTGGTTGCGCCCATGAGGATTGGGAATGGGTACCGGGTGGAAGGTATTCAGGAGAAGGGTAAGGGTGCAGGTGGTGGTGATGGTTTTGGGAATGCATCATGGCATGATGCTGATAATTGCTTTGATTATGGGAGAGAGAGGTGTGATATGGGTAACGCTCAAGATTCTGTCTCCAAGGACATTCTTGATCTTTTGCCCTCGGATCCCTTTGGAATGGACATCAGCACCACATTTACTGCTATCAAGGGGTGGCTTCAGGATTTGGAGGTTGATAATGGTGGTTACCGGATGGAGGAGCTTCGGGAAGGCAACCGTTTCCAGATGTATGCTGAGTTGGAATTTCTTTGCAACAATGCTATGTGGTTTCACACGTTAGAGCCGAGTGGATTCGGTGAGTGCTCTTTGAGAGTTGGAGCTCCATCCTGCAATTTTGCTTCTGGATCTGATTGTAGTATGGATGACAAGTTGGGTTTTGGATCTGATTATGAAGATGTGGGCATTCCTAGCTGGTCTGGTGGTGACACACACATGGATGATGGGAACTTTTTTGGTGCCGATGAACTTTCTCCTCATCCAGCTATGAGTTTTTGTCTTGGCTATCTAGGATTGTCTGATCTTCTTGTTGTTGAAAGAGTATGCAAATCTCTGCGTTCTACAGTTCGAGGCGATCCACTTTTGTGGAGAAGGATACACATAGACCAACCTTTAAATGAGAGGATTACTGATGATGTTCTTATGCAACTATCTGATAGAGCTCAGGGTAATCTTCAGTGCTTGAGCCTAGTGGAGTGCACTAG
This genomic window contains:
- the LOC112734817 gene encoding F-box protein SKIP14, whose product is MALNFSHRPIFPGGLSEDNLVAPMRIGNGYRVEGIQEKGKGAGGGDGFGNASWHDADNCFDYGRERCDMGNAQDSVSKDILDLLPSDPFGMDISTTFTAIKGWLQDLEVDNGGYRMEELREGNRFQMYAELEFLCNNAMWFHTLEPSGFGECSLRVGAPSCNFASGSDCSMDDKLGFGSDYEDVGIPSWSGGDTHMDDGNFFGADELSPHPAMSFCLGYLGLSDLLVVERVCKSLRSTVRGDPLLWRRIHIDQPLNERITDDVLMQLSDRAQGNLQCLSLVECTRITDDGLRRVLEANPKLTKLSVPGCTRLSIEGIVSTLKAFKSMGTQGVKHLHIGGLYGVTQNHFEELKLLMGTDSQVLQHPRKPHFYRRGNLYLSCDDDRDIDIEVCPRCQNLRLVYDCPAEGCQAVGHAPECRACTLCIARCSQCGHCINDSEYEETFCLELLCSSCSKLLIKCSERPDRSVGPTESVVPHEHS